A stretch of the Erpetoichthys calabaricus chromosome 3, fErpCal1.3, whole genome shotgun sequence genome encodes the following:
- the LOC114648802 gene encoding transmembrane protein 198-like: MASDPMVPYDGGQGMAEVNTCNLEIQRDYKVVPALIYSICCLFGIVYCFFGYRCFKAVMFLSGLMFGSVIIYLLCHKERVLDTQLSVEVSASIALGIGLLCGLVTMLVRSVGLFMTGLLLGLLLCMAALVIMEQFYTPSTVWVPMGMLIGGGMLFAVITLQWQKLFTILSTAIFGAATITVCVDYFIEMQLLVDFLYDRIRLSPSDPLCWYSWVIISLWPVLAFLGVIVQWKLTAEGFSHTEVILSRRQKRIQLMRIRQKDAKKQQQMVAQEGSYRRKPYPVKRYAGDVLAPSYLQSLRDRQMGTGTSLSSLSTTNHTLVDLDYECGSTVPLTAATPVGPTV; encoded by the exons ATGGCCTCAGACCCCATGGTCCCATATGATGGGGGCCAGGGCATGGCTGAAGTGAACACCTGCAACCTAGAGATCCAGCGGGACTATAAAGTTGTTCCTGCTCTTATATATTCCATATGCTGCCTGTTTGGGATAGTCTACTGCTTTTTTG GTTACCGCTGTTTCAAGGCTGTCATGTTCCTCTCTGGCCTGATGTTTGGCTCAGTTATCATCTATCTGCTGTGCCACAAGGAGCGGGTCCTGGACACACAGCTAAGTGTGGAAGTTAGCGCGAGTATAGCCCTGGGCATCGGCTTGCTGTGTGGCCTGGTCACTATGCTCGTGCGAAGTGTGGGCCTCTTCATGACTGGCCTGCTCCTGGGACTGCTGTTGTGCATGGCTGCGCTTGTGATCATGGAACAGTTCTACACTCCAAGCACCGTCTGGGTGCCCATGGGCATGCTGATTGGAGGGGGTATGTTATTTGCTGTAATTACCCTGCAATGGCAGAAGCTTTTCACCATTCTTTCCACTGCCATTTTTGGTGCCGCCACCATCACAGTCTGTGTGGACTACTTTATTGAAATGCAGCTTCTTGTTGATTTCCTCTATGACCGGATCCGACTGTCACCCTCAGACCCACTCTGCTGGTACAGCTGGGTCATCATTTCTTTGTGGCCAGTGCTGGCCTTCTTAGGAGTCATTGTGCAATGGAAGCTGACTGCAGAAGGATTCTCTCATACAGAAG TTATTCTCAGCCGGCGTCAGAAGAGGATCCAGCTGATGAGAATTCGTCAGAAAGATGCTAAGAAACAGCAGCAGATGGTAGCTCAAGAAGGCTCCTACCGTCGCAAGCCATACCCAGTGAAGCGTTATGCTGGGGATGTGCTGGCACCG AGCTACCTGCAGAGTCTGCGGGATCGGCAGATGGGCACTGGGACATCCCTGAGTAGCCTGAGCACTACTAACCACACACTGGTGGACCTGGACTATGAGTGTGGCTCCACTGTGCCTCTTACTGCTGCCACACCTGTGGGGCCAACTGTCTGA